The Sporosarcina sp. Te-1 DNA window TTCTCCAATAAGATTCAGTTAAAACTACCGGAAACATACCTCTCCATGGTTCGTTCTACTAATTAGAAAAGCTCAGGAGGGACTAGCATGAAATATACCTTGTGGATTGCCCTGTTACTTACCATAATCGGCGGAGTATCCGGGTACTATTTCCAAGATATGTTCTATTGGGCAGGTCATTCGTTCTTTTGGTTTAATATCGGAGCAGCGCTCGCTTTTCTTTGTTCGCTAATTGCCGTTGGTTTAGTCATTTATACACACTTGAAAAAGGGCTTTACAACTCGAGATATGCTTTTGCTAGTCATTATCCTTCCCGTTGCAATCGGGACATTATTCTGGACGACTTTCGTTTATGCGATGTGGCACGGTTGATGGCCATAAAAAAGTCCCAACGCGTAAATCGCATTGGGATTAGTTATTTCGCCCGCCAACAGGCTCGACAGGACGGTTCTCCATCTTCAATTCGTCAATCGTCTTACGAAGCCGCTTCAAGTGGCATTTCTCGTAAAGGCCGATGAACGGGAACCATTGGATGAGCGGGATGCGTCCGTAATTCGGATGTTCGAATGATTTTTCACGCAAGGCATCTTTGCAGCTCGCATCATACACATCCAACAGATAGATTCTGGAATTATGAAGCTCTTCCTTTAACTCTCCAATCGTTTTAAAAATCTCGGTTGGCTGTGTTTGCTCGGGCAGAGCCACATTCACGACCCGGTCGCTTGCGAGCAGGATAAGCTTTTTGGAAGCGCGCAGACTGTCCGGGTTTTTCATTTCTTTCAATATTTTTGTTGCTATATGAGTCTCCATCAACGTCAGGTGCTCCAAGATCTGTTTAGGGGACCAGCCACCGCCAGATGGTTTGCTGTTAAATTCATCATCTGTTAATCCTTCGATTGTCTGATAGATCTTTCTCCGGATCTTAATGTTGCCTTCGAAAACCATTTCATCTCTCCCTCATTTGCTAATGAAATAGAGCGTCACCAAGTGCGAATATGCATCGGTTGTTCAAATTCATTCCCACATCATACGCCCTTTTACGGGAAATTTAAAGCCCTTCGCACAAATTCAGAAAAGTGAATGTCGTTTTGTCAAGTAAAGCGATTTAGCGCCTTCTCGGCATGCTTGAAAAATGAATCAAACCCATCCTATTTGACGATATGAACTCCAAATCCGCCTCCAAATGCTTCTCCATCAATCGTCCGGCTTCTTCCACTTTCCGATTTCGGATGGCCATACATATTTGTTCATGCTCCTCGAGCAAAAACGGACGTTTATGGAAGACGACTGCCCTGCTGAAAAGATAAATGATGGATTGCATCTAATCGACTGTTTCAATCATGATCGGATTACGGCTCTCTTTGATGATTAAGTCATGGAATCGCTTATTCGCCTTTACAATTTCGTCATGGGTTCCGGTCTTCGCCTGTTCTATGGATTCCCTCAATTTGTCGGTGTCTTCATCGAGCATATACGACGTAGCGGCATGACTTTCGGTTTTGCTCGGGCTTGCCATCTGTGCGGGTGCCATCGGATTGTCCTTGCCGAACGATTCTGGTTTCTGGGTCGTCAATAAATTCGGGCGGCTCACGATCCCCCAAACTATCCAAGCTTGGTCCATCGGTGGATTTATCGCTGGCCTGACAGCACTTGCCATGGTGTATCTCCTCAGTTTGTTCAGCGGCATTTTGCCGGGCATTTAATTTTACGAAAGTCGGTAAGAGAAGGTATCGCCTTCCCTTACCGGCTTTTTAATTGCCTGCAGCTGCTTGAAAAGCCAATGTCTGTCGAAGTCCTTCTTCGTATGGAGTTTTCGGGAGAGCCCCGATTTCCCTTTCATATTTACTTCCATCGAGTTGAAATGGATGCTCATATAAATAGGCCAGCTCCAGAAATTCACGCATGAATGGATTGAAAAGGCCGGCTAATCGGATCATTGACTTGGTAACCGAACTAACTTTTTTATCATAGCCCGTCAGATTCCGAATCATTCCGATCAGTTCCATCCCCGTCACCAAACGTTCACCAGGAATATTCCAGTTTTGGTTGAATGCCTTCTCGTTCATTGCCAGTTCTACAAGTGCCTTCGCACCGTCCGGGGTGTAAATGAATTCTCGCGGAATTTCCAAATCGCCAACGTACCCT harbors:
- a CDS encoding FCD domain-containing protein; this translates as MQSIIYLFSRAVVFHKRPFLLEEHEQICMAIRNRKVEEAGRLMEKHLEADLEFISSNRMGLIHFSSMPRRR
- a CDS encoding DinB family protein produces the protein MVFEGNIKIRRKIYQTIEGLTDDEFNSKPSGGGWSPKQILEHLTLMETHIATKILKEMKNPDSLRASKKLILLASDRVVNVALPEQTQPTEIFKTIGELKEELHNSRIYLLDVYDASCKDALREKSFEHPNYGRIPLIQWFPFIGLYEKCHLKRLRKTIDELKMENRPVEPVGGRNN